CAAATCGGATCGCGGTGCCAACTACGAAGCCTGGCCGAGGGCGAGCGAACACGATGACCGGATCGTAGTAAGGTACGTAGAATACCGCAGGGTTTAGAAGTCGGATCTCAATGGAGCCTCCCGTCTCGACCATATTCACGTAGCTGTTAGGAGCCCGATCGCCATAGCTGCGTGCCTTCTGCCGCATCGGCTGCACAGCATCCATCACCTCGGCGCGCTGGCTAAGAACGGCGTTGTCGAGCTGCTGCGTCCATGTGGGATCTTGCGCCAGCCGATCTGAGCCGTTCCACGCGGGCACACATGACAACCATTGTTAGCGCTTGCGCTTCAAACCAAGTGAGGTGCTCCCATGGCTGAAGGCTACTCACTAGTGAAGACAATTGTGCAGGTACTCCACGACGGACAAACAGGGTTTGCAGATCTTGGAGAGAAACTGAAGAGACCAGATCTAAGAGAATTCTTTCTGGCAGAGTCCACTAACCGCGGCAAGTTTGCTACAGAACTTGAGGCTGAACTCGCGCTCGCAAAGGGCGATACGAAAGATATAGGCGGGACGGCTACGGGAGCGATTCACCGCACTTGGGCCGACCTGAAAGCCAGTCTTGGCGGTGGCGATCATTCCCTGCTCGAGACCGCGGAGCAAGGCGAAGACGTTGCGAAGAAGGTTTACAAAGAAGCTTTAGAGGCGAAGGATCTACCCTCCTCAGCGACACGCGAGCTGCTTACGCGTCAGCAGGCCCACATTACGGCTTCACATGACAAAGTGAAGGCGTTCCGCGACAGCACTGCTTCGTAGAGCACAAACGCAAGTTCGGGTCGCGGCCTCGG
The nucleotide sequence above comes from Tunturibacter empetritectus. Encoded proteins:
- a CDS encoding DUF3300 domain-containing protein is translated as MPAWNGSDRLAQDPTWTQQLDNAVLSQRAEVMDAVQPMRQKARSYGDRAPNSYVNMVETGGSIEIRLLNPAVFYVPYYDPVIVFARPRPGFVVGTAIRFGPAVTISATFGTWGWWTGPAFFWPAHTIVIGGNPWEHSWVNRGSMFTRTPIPGFGRSARE
- a CDS encoding PA2169 family four-helix-bundle protein translates to MAEGYSLVKTIVQVLHDGQTGFADLGEKLKRPDLREFFLAESTNRGKFATELEAELALAKGDTKDIGGTATGAIHRTWADLKASLGGGDHSLLETAEQGEDVAKKVYKEALEAKDLPSSATRELLTRQQAHITASHDKVKAFRDSTAS